From the genome of Alicyclobacillus sp. SO9:
GCAGACGATGCCTCCCGAAGGTGCGAAGGCTAAAGTCGGGGAAAGCAAAACAGCAGCTTCTCCAGGTGTTGGAACAAACGCTTCTGAGCCAATGCCAGGTCGTGCTGCAGGAAGTCTTGCGGCGTCTGCCCTGATTGCGGATCTGACGGAAGCGCTAAACGGAGGCGGCCGAGCAAAATCGTTGGTGTTGATGCAACTTGAGCCTAGTTCAAGTCAAGGGACCTCTGCCGTTGCGAGTGGTTCTGCAAATAAAGTCGTGACGTCAGGACTCGGGGAGAATGTCGTTCAGCAGGGACTTGGTCTTTCTGGACTATCCGTAAAAGCGGTACAGCAACAGACTCCATTTACCGTGGCTGGTTTCCCGGTGCAGCGAGTAGTATTGATGCGAGGCTACCCGGTCAACGCCCAAAGGGGTGGACAGGGTGAGAAGACGGCGGCGAATTCGGGGGTTTTTGGACGAGGCATGGGCACTGTTGTGAAGGGACAGAAGTCGAATTCAGTAACAGGTTCTAAAGCAACACTACAGAGCATGGCACTGTTTAGTAACAACAAAGCTGCGCAACTGCTGCAAGGCAAGAAACGGGCTCTATCCGGACAACCGGGCGTCACTGGGTCAACAATTGCACAGGCGGGTCAACCGCAATTGCCACTGTTGGCAAGCGGAAACGTCTCTCCTAGTATGCAAACAGTCAACATTCAGAACGCACAAGTGTACCACCAGTTTGCAGCGATGATTGCGCAGCATGTCCAAGCGGGATCGCAGACTCTGAAAGTGCAGGTCCATCCCCACGGCCTGGGCAGCATTACGGTGACAGTCGGGCAGCAGACGAACGGGCTTGCCATTCAAGTGAGTGCTACGAATCCGGCCACCGCAGCGTGGCTGCAACAAGGGTCTGCGCAACTGACGCAAGCGCTCCATTCGGCGGGTGTGAACCTGGCAAATCTGCAAGTCGATGTGTCTCAACAGCACCCTCAGGGTCAGGGCGACGGCAGGTCGGGGAAGAAGAGTCCCAAGGCACCTTTTTCGAAAGGTGGACACAGGAATGCAGAAGATTCGCTGCAACCGGCCCCTGTAACCAGCGTTCTTGATGCGAGACGTTCCACAATCAGTCTCAGAGTATAGGAGGTGAGTGCATGACAGGAATCATGAATGTTAGTAACGGTCAGCTCGGTAAAAATGCATTTTTGCAATTGATGGTTGCCCAGATGAAGAACCAAGACCCGCTCAGCACACAGAGCAACACGCAGTTTGTTGCCCAATTAGCCCAGTTTTCCTCGCTGGAGCAGATGCAGAATGTGGCTCAGGAAGACATGGCGATTCAGAAAACACTAGGACAGTTACTGAGCTTGTCGCAAATGAACTTTACGCATCAGCTGTTGGGTACGAAGGTAACTGTGACGGACAAGAATGGAGCGTCAGTTCAGGGGACAGTATCTGCCGTCGGCTACAACAATGGGAGTCCGGAATTGATTGTGAACGGAACGAAATATCCTATGAGTGCGCTGCAGCAAATGGGGGGTTGACATGTCTTCGGATTTCTTGCACGGCATTCCGGTTCGTCCGTATGTCAGCGGTCCCTCC
Proteins encoded in this window:
- a CDS encoding flagellar hook-length control protein FliK yields the protein MTNSFVLAKDISVQSPGQTITQTAQNRRRGVNPEHAFQQLFDVVASRTSGSGGAHVGTGQATLPGSNPTALFIPVLAKQGAKTASFGKTRLKLVQVSAGSQLHLSQLRVKGFAEVSVKDLQQLLSEKGKLNAGLPGVSSVPDAMKEQVGTQGKSSPGNGSKTPVGSARPHKAATETVLTALHNGQLYGLFLPPLEPVRAVNSQLQGTAQTMPPEGAKAKVGESKTAASPGVGTNASEPMPGRAAGSLAASALIADLTEALNGGGRAKSLVLMQLEPSSSQGTSAVASGSANKVVTSGLGENVVQQGLGLSGLSVKAVQQQTPFTVAGFPVQRVVLMRGYPVNAQRGGQGEKTAANSGVFGRGMGTVVKGQKSNSVTGSKATLQSMALFSNNKAAQLLQGKKRALSGQPGVTGSTIAQAGQPQLPLLASGNVSPSMQTVNIQNAQVYHQFAAMIAQHVQAGSQTLKVQVHPHGLGSITVTVGQQTNGLAIQVSATNPATAAWLQQGSAQLTQALHSAGVNLANLQVDVSQQHPQGQGDGRSGKKSPKAPFSKGGHRNAEDSLQPAPVTSVLDARRSTISLRV
- a CDS encoding flagellar hook capping FlgD N-terminal domain-containing protein; the protein is MTGIMNVSNGQLGKNAFLQLMVAQMKNQDPLSTQSNTQFVAQLAQFSSLEQMQNVAQEDMAIQKTLGQLLSLSQMNFTHQLLGTKVTVTDKNGASVQGTVSAVGYNNGSPELIVNGTKYPMSALQQMGG